One Pleurocapsa sp. PCC 7327 DNA segment encodes these proteins:
- a CDS encoding ComF family protein has product MIKSWLSLFLKSNCPLCDRSADEYICHYCQQQLNNCRFQNPCQFWSGDLPLFVWGIYSGKLKMAIAALKYNNSPQLGELMGYWLGEAWLNAPGRDRPKKLIVIPIPLHQKRLQQRGFNQAELIAKSFCRLTRHSLQVKGLERIRDTQPMFGLNSLVERENNLSKAFILGKDLQQCRPKEPVLLIDDIYTTGTTVREAANLLRSQKISVLGVGAIAKTNKC; this is encoded by the coding sequence ATGATAAAAAGCTGGCTTTCTCTATTTCTTAAATCTAACTGTCCTTTATGCGATCGCTCGGCTGACGAGTATATTTGTCACTACTGCCAACAACAACTAAACAACTGTCGTTTCCAAAATCCCTGTCAATTTTGGTCTGGCGATTTACCCCTATTTGTTTGGGGGATTTATAGCGGAAAATTGAAGATGGCGATCGCGGCATTAAAATATAACAATTCTCCCCAGTTAGGAGAATTAATGGGATATTGGTTAGGGGAAGCATGGCTCAATGCGCCTGGGCGCGATCGCCCTAAAAAACTTATCGTTATTCCCATTCCCTTACATCAAAAGCGATTGCAACAAAGAGGATTTAATCAAGCCGAATTAATTGCAAAAAGTTTTTGCCGATTGACCAGACATAGCTTGCAAGTCAAAGGATTGGAACGAATACGAGACACACAACCCATGTTCGGTTTGAATTCTCTTGTAGAGAGAGAGAATAATCTTAGCAAGGCTTTTATTTTGGGGAAAGACTTACAACAATGCCGTCCCAAAGAGCCTGTTCTATTAATCGACGATATCTATACAACGGGAACGACGGTTAGAGAGGCAGCCAATCTCCTGCGTTCTCAAAAAATTTCAGTTTTAGGAGTAGGCGCGATCGCTAAAACCAACAAGTGTTAG
- a CDS encoding LptA/OstA family protein, producing MSIARKHRSSFLWGLSIFLGSIMATSGLPTNVQAQTSPSSGNAMTVRSDIQEANSRTGVITARGNVQVNYPARKIQATAAQAQYFSRERRLVLSGNVYVLQEGNSMRAETMTYLVDEGRFIATPQANQQVESIYLVTDPEATSSDPVKVPPSPSLNPQP from the coding sequence ATGTCTATCGCTCGCAAACACCGCTCGTCTTTTCTTTGGGGACTGTCAATCTTTCTGGGTAGCATCATGGCTACCTCTGGTTTGCCGACAAATGTCCAAGCTCAAACCTCGCCCTCGTCGGGAAACGCTATGACCGTCCGTTCCGATATTCAGGAGGCAAACTCGCGCACGGGAGTAATTACGGCGCGAGGTAACGTACAGGTAAATTATCCAGCTAGAAAAATTCAAGCCACCGCCGCGCAGGCACAATACTTTAGCCGAGAGCGTCGTCTGGTTCTGAGCGGGAATGTTTATGTCTTGCAAGAAGGCAATAGCATGAGAGCAGAAACGATGACGTATCTGGTCGATGAGGGGCGTTTTATTGCGACTCCACAAGCTAATCAACAGGTAGAATCCATTTACCTCGTTACCGATCCCGAAGCGACTTCTTCCGATCCCGTCAAGGTTCCGCCCAGTCCGTCGCTCAATCCCCAACCCTAA
- a CDS encoding LptF/LptG family permease — MKIGEYHWLKRRIPGLSVMDRYIIGELLLPFLFGMGLFTSLGISIGTLFDLVRRVTESGLPFNIAIQILLLKIPAFVVLAFPMATLLAALMAYSRLASDSELIALRSLGLSVYRLVIPAIVLSLAIAGLTFFVGDVVTPAANYQATVTLKTALNDKQPAFRDRNMIFPEYKKIELPNGNRRNVLSRLFYAEEFDGEQMRGLTILDRSQEGINQIVTARSATWNFNENIWDFFNGTIYVIAPDGSYRNIVRFKHHKLAFPRAPLDLTQKRDHEEMSLAQAREHLEIVKLSGNEEKVRKLEIRIQEKLAIPFACVAFGLVGAALGLRPQNASRATSFGICIGLIFGYYMLLVLTRSVGAKGLVSPFMAAWLPNFLGLAAGGFLLFRSSK; from the coding sequence ATGAAGATAGGTGAATATCACTGGCTTAAAAGGCGAATTCCTGGCTTATCAGTCATGGATCGCTACATTATCGGCGAGCTGTTGTTACCCTTCCTGTTTGGAATGGGTTTGTTTACGTCGCTAGGCATCTCAATCGGCACCTTATTCGATCTCGTTCGCCGAGTCACCGAATCCGGCTTGCCGTTTAACATCGCGATTCAAATCCTGTTGCTGAAAATACCAGCCTTCGTCGTCTTGGCGTTTCCGATGGCAACCCTCTTGGCAGCGCTAATGGCTTACAGTCGCCTGGCGAGCGATAGCGAACTGATTGCCTTGCGCAGCTTGGGTCTTAGCGTCTATCGACTGGTGATTCCAGCCATAGTCCTCAGCTTGGCGATCGCGGGGTTAACCTTTTTTGTCGGCGATGTGGTTACTCCTGCAGCCAATTATCAAGCTACTGTGACGCTCAAAACGGCGCTGAACGACAAACAACCCGCGTTCAGAGATAGAAATATGATTTTTCCCGAATACAAAAAAATCGAGCTGCCAAATGGCAATAGACGAAATGTTCTCTCGCGGTTGTTTTATGCAGAAGAGTTTGATGGCGAGCAAATGCGAGGGTTGACGATTCTCGATCGCTCTCAAGAAGGAATCAACCAAATTGTAACCGCGCGATCGGCTACTTGGAATTTTAACGAAAATATCTGGGATTTTTTTAATGGAACTATCTATGTCATTGCGCCTGACGGTTCCTATCGCAATATCGTCCGCTTCAAACACCATAAATTGGCATTTCCCAGGGCACCTCTCGATCTCACGCAAAAGCGAGATCACGAAGAAATGAGTCTTGCCCAAGCGCGAGAGCATCTAGAAATCGTCAAACTCAGCGGCAACGAAGAGAAAGTTCGCAAGTTAGAAATCCGCATCCAAGAAAAACTTGCCATTCCCTTTGCCTGCGTCGCTTTTGGGTTGGTAGGAGCCGCTCTAGGTCTTCGCCCTCAAAATGCCAGCAGGGCAACCAGTTTTGGCATTTGCATCGGATTGATTTTTGGTTATTACATGTTATTGGTTTTGACGCGATCGGTAGGGGCTAAAGGGCTTGTATCGCCCTTTATGGCGGCTTGGCTGCCTAACTTTTTAGGGCTGGCTGCGGGAGGATTTTTATTATTCCGCTCGTCTAAGTGA
- a CDS encoding TonB family protein has product MSSPSIIGTTSSKIFNVKSLFIIASIGIHAFVLGVGLPIFPKAWQKEKATNAREVGLVELNAAEQSRLPNLEQPSLEDIPQYPDPSSLNGSFFDSSSLPSLPSLPPSYPSASNLPSLPPPPDTIALGNNLPVVVPPQQSMPALPSPQRALPSPSTLPTLPSQPPNFQYPPTYPPKIQPPPINELRTQRPDFGELRPPIPADELINRRDSIVTGSGTPTGNPAGTSQQAMVNGNGGQTNAAANARAALQERRIKQLVAENIRGAESLIADKENTTDEEARENEVNWRVRVKVAQPTEIALEGTYPKAACMRKLEGTTVYGVMVNAQGRVASSPYRPYLIRSAGYPILNQQALNEIKERSFTNQTGQTQPYRVVVNYKYDPKVCPSLAVAPPESSENKPIGEPSATQKPTPPATPGKAPEETGATTTPAPEPARLTPETPPTRNGWRQVPQESEATTTPAPKPAQLTPDTSEPRRNTWQQVPQETEATTTPTQSKPQQESLSPALTAPGKTPEANEAETSIKPKPRWEPAAPAPASFRKNPESRPLGTVAPRKLQEDSNNSREPSLDKEKPSTEDSD; this is encoded by the coding sequence ATGTCTTCCCCCTCGATAATCGGAACCACATCCAGCAAAATATTTAATGTCAAGAGCCTTTTTATTATTGCCTCTATTGGAATTCATGCTTTTGTGCTGGGAGTAGGATTGCCTATCTTCCCAAAAGCCTGGCAAAAAGAGAAAGCGACGAACGCGCGAGAAGTAGGATTAGTAGAGTTAAATGCTGCCGAGCAAAGCCGTTTGCCAAATCTTGAGCAGCCCTCCTTAGAAGACATACCGCAATATCCCGATCCATCCTCTCTCAATGGCTCCTTTTTCGACTCATCTTCTCTGCCTTCTCTGCCTTCTCTGCCACCATCTTATCCCAGCGCGAGCAATCTTCCCTCTCTGCCGCCTCCTCCCGATACCATAGCGCTTGGCAATAACTTACCCGTCGTCGTTCCTCCGCAACAGTCAATGCCAGCCTTACCGTCTCCGCAGAGAGCATTGCCCTCACCTAGTACATTGCCCACTTTACCCTCCCAACCGCCTAACTTCCAATATCCTCCCACCTATCCTCCCAAGATTCAGCCCCCTCCAATTAACGAACTCAGAACTCAAAGACCTGATTTCGGCGAACTCAGACCGCCAATTCCGGCTGACGAATTGATTAACAGGAGAGATTCTATCGTTACTGGAAGCGGTACGCCAACGGGCAATCCTGCCGGAACCTCTCAACAGGCAATGGTTAATGGTAATGGAGGACAAACCAATGCCGCCGCCAACGCTAGAGCAGCTCTGCAAGAGAGACGCATCAAACAATTAGTTGCTGAAAACATCCGAGGGGCAGAAAGTCTCATCGCGGATAAAGAAAATACGACCGACGAAGAAGCTAGGGAAAATGAGGTGAACTGGAGAGTCAGGGTAAAAGTCGCGCAACCGACAGAGATTGCCCTTGAAGGAACATATCCGAAAGCAGCTTGTATGAGAAAGCTAGAAGGGACGACCGTTTATGGCGTGATGGTAAATGCCCAAGGAAGAGTGGCAAGTTCTCCGTACCGTCCCTATTTAATCAGAAGCGCGGGCTATCCCATTCTAAATCAGCAGGCACTCAATGAGATTAAAGAGCGCAGTTTCACCAATCAAACCGGACAAACGCAACCTTACCGAGTAGTCGTGAACTATAAATACGATCCAAAGGTATGTCCGTCTTTAGCTGTGGCTCCACCAGAGTCTAGCGAGAATAAACCGATTGGAGAACCGTCGGCAACGCAAAAACCCACCCCACCAGCTACCCCCGGAAAAGCACCAGAAGAGACTGGGGCAACTACCACGCCTGCACCCGAACCAGCTCGATTGACTCCAGAAACCCCACCGACGCGCAATGGCTGGCGACAGGTGCCACAAGAGAGTGAGGCGACTACCACGCCCGCTCCCAAACCAGCTCAATTAACTCCAGACACCTCCGAACCGAGGCGCAATACTTGGCAGCAAGTCCCACAAGAGACTGAAGCAACTACCACGCCCACTCAGTCTAAGCCACAACAGGAAAGCCTCAGCCCTGCGCTAACGGCTCCTGGGAAAACTCCAGAAGCGAATGAGGCAGAGACATCTATTAAGCCCAAGCCGCGATGGGAACCCGCTGCTCCTGCACCAGCGAGCTTTAGAAAAAACCCAGAATCTCGCCCTCTCGGTACGGTCGCTCCTCGGAAGCTTCAAGAAGATTCTAATAATTCTCGCGAACCCTCTTTGGATAAAGAAAAACCATCAACGGAAGACAGCGATTAG
- the lptB gene encoding LPS export ABC transporter ATP-binding protein, producing MTLILENIHKAYGRRFVVNRVNLQVAPGEIVGLLGPNGAGKTTTFYIATGLVKPNEGRVWLDRREITALPINERARLGIGYLTQQPSIFRYLNVRENIELALEQTGVPFRHRSGRLYELLKEFRLERVAETKGFQVSGGERRRTELARALAVGLEGPKFLLLDEPFAGVDPIAVAEIQAIIGQLRDRDIGILITDHNVRETLAIVNRAYIMRDGQILASGSAEELYNNPQVRQYYLGDKYYL from the coding sequence GTGACACTCATCCTGGAGAACATTCATAAAGCTTACGGCAGACGATTCGTCGTCAATCGGGTCAACCTTCAAGTGGCACCGGGCGAGATTGTGGGCTTGCTCGGTCCCAACGGGGCTGGAAAAACAACGACGTTCTACATCGCGACGGGTTTGGTTAAGCCGAATGAGGGTAGAGTCTGGCTCGATCGCCGGGAGATCACTGCTCTACCCATCAACGAGAGAGCGCGTTTGGGGATCGGCTATCTAACTCAGCAACCAAGCATTTTTCGCTATCTCAACGTGCGGGAGAATATTGAATTAGCCCTAGAGCAAACTGGCGTACCGTTTCGTCACAGAAGCGGACGCCTGTACGAATTACTCAAAGAGTTTCGCCTCGAAAGAGTAGCTGAGACGAAAGGCTTTCAAGTCTCTGGTGGAGAACGGCGGCGAACGGAATTGGCAAGAGCGCTAGCCGTAGGATTGGAGGGTCCGAAATTTTTATTGTTAGACGAGCCGTTCGCTGGAGTCGATCCCATTGCCGTCGCCGAAATTCAGGCAATTATCGGTCAGTTGCGCGATCGCGATATCGGTATTTTGATTACCGATCATAACGTGCGAGAAACTTTGGCGATCGTCAACCGCGCCTATATCATGCGCGACGGTCAAATTCTTGCCTCTGGAAGCGCTGAAGAACTCTACAATAATCCCCAAGTTCGGCAATATTATTTGGGAGACAAATACTACCTCTAA
- a CDS encoding PspA/IM30 family protein: protein MGLFDRLSRVVRANLNDMVSKAEDPEKVLEQAVIDMQEDLVQLRQAVARAIAEQKRTEQRYNQDLGEANKWEQRAKLALSKGDENLAREALTRKKSHMDTATVLKQQLDGQIAQVDSLRKNLVALESKISEAKTKKNMLQARARAAKANEDLQKALGNIDINSATGAFERMETKVLEMEARSQAFGELSGYGIEQQFAQLEAGSNVDDELAMLKAQMIEGSKPPEALPQASETKSSSASDSVVDAELEELRSKLKDV, encoded by the coding sequence ATGGGATTATTCGATCGCCTTAGCCGAGTTGTCCGAGCTAATCTTAACGATATGGTAAGCAAGGCTGAAGACCCAGAAAAAGTTCTGGAACAAGCCGTTATCGATATGCAAGAAGACTTGGTTCAGCTACGCCAAGCCGTTGCTAGGGCAATTGCGGAGCAGAAACGTACCGAGCAAAGGTACAACCAAGACTTAGGAGAAGCTAACAAGTGGGAGCAACGGGCGAAACTAGCTCTTTCTAAAGGAGACGAGAATCTAGCTCGCGAAGCTCTGACGCGCAAAAAATCGCATATGGATACAGCAACCGTTCTCAAACAGCAACTCGACGGGCAAATCGCTCAAGTCGATAGCCTGAGAAAGAATTTGGTGGCTCTAGAAAGTAAGATTTCTGAAGCCAAAACTAAGAAAAATATGCTTCAGGCACGAGCTAGAGCGGCTAAAGCTAACGAAGATCTGCAAAAGGCTCTGGGCAATATCGATATCAACAGTGCTACGGGAGCCTTCGAGCGCATGGAAACCAAAGTCCTAGAAATGGAAGCTCGCTCTCAGGCATTCGGGGAATTGAGCGGTTATGGCATAGAACAACAGTTCGCTCAGTTAGAAGCGGGTAGCAACGTAGACGACGAACTGGCAATGCTCAAAGCTCAGATGATAGAAGGGTCGAAACCTCCAGAAGCATTACCTCAAGCTTCAGAAACCAAATCGTCTTCTGCCTCCGACTCGGTTGTCGATGCCGAGCTAGAGGAACTGCGCTCGAAGCTCAAGGATGTATAA
- the ffh gene encoding signal recognition particle protein, whose protein sequence is MFDALAERLEDAWKKLRGQNKISQSNIQDALQEVRRALLEADVNLQVVKTFVAEVEKKALGAEVISGVNPGQQFIKIVYDELVKVMGESNVPLAQADKPPTVILMAGLQGTGKTTATAKLALYLRKQNQTCLMVATDVYRPAAIDQLITLGQQIDVPVFEMGSDADPVEIARAGVERAKEMGIDTVLIDTAGRLQIDRDMMAELARIKATVNPHDTLLVVDAMTGQEAANLTRTFQEQIGITGAILTKLDGDTRGGAALSVRQVSGQPIKFVGVGEKVEALQPFYPDRMASRILNMGDVLTLVEKAQEQIDIADVEKMQSKILEAKFDFNDFLKQMRLLKNMGSLGGLLKMIPGFNKLSGSDIEKGETELKRTEAMINSMTTEERANPDLLAKSPNRRRRIARGSGYEESDVTKLVSNFTRMRNMMQQMGRGGMPAMPGMPGMGGMGGMFGGMGGQTPPPGFRGYASGSSKPKKKKEKKKKGFGTL, encoded by the coding sequence ATGTTTGATGCTCTTGCCGAACGCCTAGAAGATGCCTGGAAAAAACTGCGCGGTCAGAACAAAATTAGTCAATCGAATATTCAAGATGCGCTTCAAGAGGTACGTCGCGCCCTCCTAGAAGCCGATGTCAACCTGCAAGTCGTAAAAACTTTTGTTGCCGAAGTTGAAAAAAAAGCGCTAGGTGCTGAAGTGATTTCTGGGGTTAACCCAGGTCAACAATTTATCAAAATTGTCTATGACGAATTAGTCAAAGTAATGGGGGAAAGCAATGTTCCCCTCGCCCAAGCTGATAAGCCACCTACCGTCATCCTGATGGCAGGATTGCAAGGGACGGGAAAAACCACCGCTACAGCTAAACTCGCCTTGTACCTGCGCAAGCAAAACCAAACTTGCTTGATGGTGGCAACCGACGTGTATCGACCTGCCGCGATCGACCAATTAATTACCCTTGGTCAGCAGATAGACGTTCCCGTATTCGAGATGGGCAGCGATGCCGACCCGGTAGAAATTGCCCGCGCTGGGGTAGAAAGAGCCAAAGAAATGGGAATCGATACCGTCCTCATCGATACTGCCGGACGCTTGCAGATCGACCGAGATATGATGGCAGAATTAGCCCGCATTAAAGCAACGGTTAACCCGCACGACACGCTGCTAGTCGTGGATGCGATGACGGGTCAAGAAGCTGCTAACCTAACCCGTACCTTCCAAGAACAAATTGGCATTACTGGAGCCATTCTTACTAAACTAGACGGCGATACGCGCGGCGGGGCTGCCCTATCGGTACGGCAAGTTTCCGGTCAACCGATTAAATTTGTCGGCGTTGGCGAAAAAGTCGAGGCGCTGCAACCGTTTTATCCCGATCGCATGGCATCGCGCATTCTCAATATGGGCGATGTTCTGACGCTGGTAGAAAAAGCCCAAGAACAAATCGACATCGCTGATGTCGAAAAGATGCAGTCGAAAATCCTGGAAGCCAAATTCGATTTCAACGACTTCCTCAAACAAATGCGACTGCTCAAAAATATGGGGTCTCTGGGCGGACTTTTGAAAATGATTCCGGGCTTCAACAAGCTTAGCGGTTCCGATATCGAGAAAGGCGAAACCGAACTCAAACGCACCGAAGCGATGATCAATTCCATGACGACAGAGGAACGGGCAAATCCCGATTTACTGGCAAAATCGCCCAATCGCCGCCGTCGTATCGCCAGAGGTTCCGGCTATGAAGAATCGGATGTCACCAAGCTCGTTTCCAACTTTACCCGCATGCGCAACATGATGCAGCAAATGGGTCGAGGCGGAATGCCTGCTATGCCCGGAATGCCTGGAATGGGCGGTATGGGAGGAATGTTTGGCGGCATGGGCGGACAAACCCCACCGCCAGGTTTTCGCGGTTATGCTAGCGGCAGTTCTAAACCCAAGAAGAAAAAAGAGAAGAAGAAGAAGGGATTTGGAACATTATAA
- a CDS encoding LL-diaminopimelate aminotransferase yields MEFAERLKAIQINVFADMDRAKAKARAAGKEIIDLSLGSSDLPASDHVIAAIEQSLHDRSTHGYLLYHGTQAFREAVARWYTNRFGIPVDPATEVLSLIGSQEGTAHLPLALLDPGDFALLLDPGYPSHAGGVYLAGGQIYPMPLLAENQFLPVLEDVPTPVLAQARMMVLSYPHNPTSAIVPLSFFEQAVDFCRQHNLVLVHDFPYVDIFFDQTNPPPSILQADPHKEVSIEFFTFSKSYNMGGFRIGYAIGNPQLILALRQIKAVVDFNQYRGILQGAIAALEGSQASVKETVATFQKRRDAFIGALHRIGWQVPTPKATMYVWAKLPEPWQNNSVEFCTRLVAATGVAVSPGSGFGKCGEGYVRFALVQEPKILEIAVEKIAEFLQRE; encoded by the coding sequence ATGGAATTCGCCGAACGGTTAAAAGCTATACAAATCAACGTATTTGCCGATATGGATCGGGCGAAGGCAAAGGCGAGGGCAGCAGGAAAAGAAATTATAGACTTGTCCCTAGGTTCGTCTGACTTGCCCGCTTCAGACCACGTCATTGCCGCGATCGAACAGTCGCTTCACGATCGCAGCACTCACGGTTATTTACTCTATCACGGAACGCAAGCGTTTCGAGAAGCCGTGGCTCGCTGGTATACTAACCGATTTGGTATTCCCGTCGATCCGGCAACAGAAGTTCTTTCCCTGATTGGCTCTCAAGAAGGAACGGCACATTTGCCCTTAGCGCTGCTCGATCCGGGAGATTTTGCCCTACTCCTCGATCCGGGATATCCTTCTCATGCAGGCGGCGTTTATCTCGCTGGCGGACAGATTTACCCGATGCCGCTTTTGGCAGAAAATCAATTTTTACCCGTCCTCGAAGACGTTCCTACGCCAGTTCTCGCCCAAGCTCGCATGATGGTGCTGAGCTATCCTCACAATCCTACCAGCGCGATCGTGCCTTTGTCTTTCTTCGAGCAAGCGGTCGATTTCTGTCGCCAGCATAACCTCGTTCTAGTCCACGACTTCCCCTACGTCGATATCTTTTTTGACCAGACGAACCCTCCCCCATCAATTTTGCAAGCCGATCCGCATAAAGAAGTTTCTATAGAATTTTTTACCTTCTCCAAGTCTTATAATATGGGCGGGTTTCGCATCGGTTACGCGATTGGCAACCCTCAGCTTATTTTGGCGCTCAGACAAATCAAAGCCGTCGTCGATTTTAATCAGTATCGAGGCATTTTACAGGGAGCGATCGCAGCTTTAGAAGGTTCTCAAGCATCGGTCAAAGAAACCGTTGCCACCTTCCAAAAACGAAGAGATGCTTTCATTGGCGCCCTGCATCGCATTGGCTGGCAAGTCCCCACACCCAAAGCCACCATGTATGTCTGGGCAAAATTACCCGAACCCTGGCAGAATAACTCCGTCGAATTTTGTACCCGATTAGTCGCTGCCACTGGAGTAGCGGTTTCTCCCGGTTCGGGATTTGGAAAATGCGGCGAAGGTTACGTTCGTTTTGCCCTCGTACAAGAACCAAAAATTTTAGAAATCGCAGTCGAAAAAATAGCCGAATTTTTACAAAGAGAGTAG
- a CDS encoding DUF309 domain-containing protein: MPPQAFWQGVEEFNRQEFYACHDTLEALWMEATQTQKNFYQGILQIAVGCYHLGNYNWRGAVIVLGEGIRRLRDYQPIHEGIDVERLVEQSDRLLKALQQIEPDRIAEFVERLESSKKSDENLTCSLPKIIAIENKRV; encoded by the coding sequence ATGCCACCGCAAGCGTTTTGGCAAGGTGTTGAGGAATTTAATCGGCAGGAGTTTTATGCCTGTCACGATACCCTAGAAGCTTTGTGGATGGAAGCCACACAAACGCAAAAAAATTTTTATCAAGGAATTTTACAAATTGCTGTTGGCTGCTATCACCTGGGAAATTATAACTGGCGTGGAGCAGTCATTGTATTAGGGGAAGGAATTAGGCGCTTGCGAGACTACCAACCCATCCACGAAGGCATTGACGTAGAGCGGTTAGTGGAACAGAGCGATCGCTTGCTCAAAGCGTTGCAACAAATAGAGCCAGATCGAATTGCCGAGTTCGTAGAACGCTTAGAATCCTCAAAAAAGAGTGACGAAAATCTAACTTGCAGCTTGCCAAAAATAATCGCAATTGAGAACAAGCGAGTGTAA
- a CDS encoding ferredoxin-thioredoxin reductase catalytic domain-containing protein has product MTSVNADKTGSDKVLEAMKNFAEQYAKRTGTYFCSDPSVTAVVIEGLAKHKEELGAPLCPCRHYEDKEAEVKNTYWNCPCVPMRERKECHCMLFITPDNEFAGDKREIDLEYIKEVRASMAS; this is encoded by the coding sequence ATGACTTCAGTAAACGCCGATAAAACAGGCAGCGATAAAGTCCTTGAGGCAATGAAAAATTTTGCCGAACAGTACGCTAAGCGCACTGGCACCTATTTTTGTAGCGATCCCTCCGTTACAGCAGTCGTAATTGAAGGACTTGCCAAACACAAAGAAGAGTTAGGCGCCCCCCTATGCCCTTGCCGTCACTATGAAGATAAGGAAGCTGAGGTAAAAAATACCTATTGGAACTGTCCTTGCGTACCCATGCGCGAGCGGAAAGAATGTCACTGCATGTTGTTTATCACGCCAGATAACGAGTTTGCCGGCGACAAGCGAGAGATAGATCTAGAGTACATAAAAGAAGTCCGCGCAAGTATGGCTTCTTAA
- a CDS encoding co-chaperone YbbN: MGSVLEITDTEFEKEVFSEDKPVLVYFWAGWCGPCRLVSPSIDWVANTYSDRLKVVKLEVDANPDAVAKCKVEGVPALRLFKDKELVKSYEGAIGKQQLQTLVDGCLN, from the coding sequence ATGGGTAGTGTCCTAGAAATTACAGATACTGAATTCGAGAAAGAAGTATTTAGCGAAGACAAACCCGTTCTCGTCTATTTTTGGGCGGGTTGGTGCGGTCCCTGCCGCCTAGTCTCGCCGTCAATCGATTGGGTTGCCAATACCTATAGCGATCGCCTAAAAGTCGTTAAACTAGAGGTAGATGCCAATCCAGATGCAGTTGCTAAATGCAAGGTCGAAGGCGTTCCCGCCCTCAGACTTTTCAAAGACAAAGAACTCGTGAAGTCGTACGAAGGCGCGATCGGCAAGCAACAGCTTCAGACATTGGTGGATGGTTGTCTGAATTAG
- a CDS encoding DUF1816 domain-containing protein has translation MLGILLFGLYFTLFSLLVYYFRSWAQNRWWVKIDTQSPQCTYYFGPFDSEREAKSLYGDYIEDLQEEGARGISIQIQQGQPQQLTIFEEDSEATCQ, from the coding sequence ATGCTTGGCATACTTCTATTCGGTCTATATTTCACCCTCTTTTCTTTACTTGTTTATTACTTTAGGTCTTGGGCGCAAAATCGATGGTGGGTCAAAATAGATACCCAATCTCCTCAATGTACGTATTATTTCGGTCCTTTTGACTCAGAGCGAGAAGCTAAAAGTCTCTACGGCGACTATATCGAGGATCTGCAAGAAGAGGGAGCGCGTGGAATCAGCATTCAGATTCAGCAGGGTCAACCCCAACAGCTAACGATTTTTGAGGAAGATTCTGAAGCGACGTGCCAGTAA
- the accA gene encoding acetyl-CoA carboxylase carboxyl transferase subunit alpha, translated as MTKTNRRTFLLDFEKPLYELEARINQIRELAEENNVDVSEKIVELENRAEQLRQEIFSALTPSQRLQLARHPRRPSTLDYIQAMSDEWFELHGDRGGYDDPAIVGGIARLDGRPVTILGHQKGRDTKDNVVRNFGMASPSGYRKALRLMEHANQFGMPIITFIDTPGAWAGVEAENRGQGEAIAYNLRQMFDFEVPIICTVIGEGGSGGALGIGVGDRLLMLEHSVYTVASPEACAAILWKDAKKSDRAAVALKITSSDLKELGIIDEIVPEPSGGAHSHPLEAAALLKTALLENLEKLSQMSPGQRQELRYQKFRRIGAFEECLE; from the coding sequence ATGACAAAGACCAATCGCCGAACCTTCCTGTTGGATTTTGAAAAACCCTTATACGAATTAGAAGCTCGGATTAACCAAATCCGGGAACTTGCTGAGGAAAATAATGTCGATGTCTCTGAGAAGATCGTCGAGTTAGAAAATCGAGCCGAACAATTGCGCCAGGAAATTTTTAGCGCCCTGACCCCCTCGCAACGCCTGCAACTAGCGCGTCACCCTCGCCGTCCCAGCACCCTCGACTATATCCAAGCGATGAGCGACGAGTGGTTTGAGTTGCACGGCGATCGCGGCGGTTATGACGATCCGGCGATCGTAGGTGGCATCGCTCGCTTAGATGGAAGGCCCGTAACGATTTTGGGACACCAGAAAGGTCGAGATACTAAGGATAATGTCGTTCGCAATTTCGGCATGGCTTCTCCGAGCGGTTATCGCAAAGCCCTACGCCTGATGGAACATGCTAACCAGTTTGGCATGCCAATTATTACCTTTATCGATACGCCGGGAGCATGGGCGGGAGTAGAAGCCGAAAATCGAGGACAGGGAGAAGCGATCGCTTATAACCTTCGGCAAATGTTCGATTTTGAAGTCCCGATTATCTGCACCGTTATTGGCGAAGGCGGTTCTGGCGGCGCTTTGGGGATTGGGGTGGGCGATCGGCTCTTGATGCTAGAGCATTCTGTCTACACGGTAGCTTCTCCAGAAGCCTGCGCTGCCATCCTCTGGAAAGATGCTAAAAAATCGGATCGGGCGGCTGTGGCGCTGAAAATTACTTCCTCAGACTTAAAAGAATTGGGCATTATCGACGAGATCGTACCAGAACCCTCTGGTGGGGCTCACTCCCATCCTCTTGAGGCAGCAGCGCTTCTCAAAACCGCCCTACTGGAAAATTTAGAAAAACTCTCGCAAATGTCCCCTGGGCAGCGCCAAGAACTGCGCTATCAGAAATTTCGTCGCATAGGGGCTTTTGAAGAATGCCTAGAATAA